A stretch of Lactiplantibacillus brownii DNA encodes these proteins:
- a CDS encoding MFS transporter has protein sequence MASKSKSFQQYRPVAMAAGLGSMLGSGIIVGLSATITVWQQGLNLTNMQVGIISGALTFAIAFGSLFGGRFAESFGLVKTFNWTNLFYGIGTLICVFSTNFLMLLIGAVIAGITSGCDLPISLTIVSHDAPDNKTSSELVSFTQIFWQIGIFISYFCSFIVSKMGGLLGARVVFAILSLIAIITWAWRTFSSKLNQFHIDGEVRYAKLAAENDSVNTKSVFKALFASENSGKLLKFFLAILVFYVGWNLLANTWGQFQTFMLVKANASQSLATGYGIVTQLLGLPLVALYAWIAGSKYRNLAFSIGSVVMFAAIAAMAMGGNLLWVIMGAIFLYGLGSNFSGEALYKVWTQESFPMEIRSSIQGIINGISRICCALFALITPSLVVPSVIKTTMWCFAAIVLIGWGAGLLMIHWQKKYGLE, from the coding sequence ATGGCTTCAAAATCTAAAAGCTTTCAACAGTATCGCCCGGTTGCAATGGCTGCTGGACTGGGTTCTATGCTTGGATCAGGAATTATTGTTGGTCTATCGGCGACAATTACGGTGTGGCAGCAAGGACTAAACTTAACTAATATGCAAGTCGGAATTATTTCTGGGGCACTAACTTTTGCAATTGCCTTTGGTTCATTATTTGGCGGCCGCTTTGCCGAGTCGTTTGGATTAGTTAAAACGTTTAATTGGACGAATTTATTTTACGGTATTGGTACCTTGATTTGCGTTTTCTCAACGAACTTTTTAATGTTACTGATTGGTGCAGTAATAGCTGGTATCACTTCTGGCTGTGATTTACCAATTTCGCTTACAATTGTTTCTCATGATGCACCTGACAATAAGACTTCATCCGAGTTGGTTTCATTTACACAAATTTTCTGGCAAATAGGGATTTTTATTTCATACTTTTGTTCTTTCATTGTTTCAAAAATGGGTGGTCTCTTAGGTGCCAGAGTGGTATTTGCGATTTTGTCACTAATTGCAATTATTACATGGGCTTGGCGCACGTTCTCTTCTAAGTTGAATCAATTTCATATTGATGGTGAGGTACGTTATGCCAAGTTAGCAGCAGAAAATGATTCAGTTAATACTAAGTCAGTGTTTAAAGCATTATTTGCGTCAGAGAACAGTGGTAAATTACTCAAATTTTTCTTAGCAATTTTAGTTTTTTACGTGGGCTGGAACCTATTAGCAAATACTTGGGGGCAATTTCAAACATTTATGTTGGTTAAGGCCAATGCCTCGCAAAGTCTTGCCACTGGATATGGTATTGTTACTCAATTATTAGGATTACCATTAGTTGCATTATATGCTTGGATTGCAGGAAGCAAATACCGTAATCTAGCATTTAGCATTGGATCGGTTGTCATGTTCGCTGCCATTGCAGCGATGGCAATGGGTGGTAACCTGTTATGGGTTATCATGGGGGCAATCTTCTTATATGGTCTTGGCAGCAATTTCAGTGGTGAAGCTTTGTACAAGGTTTGGACACAAGAGTCATTTCCAATGGAGATTAGATCTTCAATTCAAGGAATTATTAATGGTATTTCCCGAATCTGCTGCGCTTTGTTTGCGCTAATTACGCCAAGCTTAGTAGTCCCTTCGGTGATTAAAACAACGATGTGGTGTTTTGCTGCAATTGTTCTTATTGGCTGGGGAGCTGGTCTTTTAATGATTCATTGGCAAAAGAAGTATGGTTTGGAATAA
- a CDS encoding TetR/AcrR family transcriptional regulator — MTQKTRDKIILTAQALIDQTGNASITLNQIAEKLGMTHAAIYKHFRNKQELWEAVAAAWFKREIIGKIHITTSCPPVEQLHAWLWAFVNAKKQTYNSNSKMFALNTQYIDNNPIALKAVLIDAYRIIDQMMGYHDQHYERAETILATFAIFTLPNFKETWNDPDYQARFERLWNLIKNGL, encoded by the coding sequence ATGACACAGAAAACACGTGATAAAATCATTTTGACTGCACAAGCTCTAATTGATCAAACTGGCAATGCCAGCATTACCTTGAATCAGATTGCCGAAAAGTTGGGTATGACGCATGCTGCGATCTATAAACATTTCCGTAATAAACAAGAACTTTGGGAAGCGGTCGCCGCAGCTTGGTTTAAACGTGAAATTATTGGAAAGATTCATATCACAACGTCATGCCCTCCGGTTGAGCAATTACATGCTTGGCTCTGGGCCTTCGTCAACGCCAAAAAGCAAACTTACAACTCAAACTCCAAAATGTTTGCCCTTAATACGCAGTACATCGATAATAATCCAATTGCTTTGAAGGCCGTCCTAATTGACGCCTATCGGATAATTGATCAAATGATGGGCTACCATGATCAGCATTATGAACGGGCAGAAACGATTTTAGCTACCTTCGCTATCTTTACACTGCCCAACTTTAAGGAAACGTGGAACGATCCCGACTACCAAGCTCGCTTTGAGCGACTTTGGAATTTGATTAAAAATGGGCTATAA
- a CDS encoding NADP-dependent oxidoreductase, which translates to MQAAQLTHYQSDFKLAIRDIPTPTPSENEVLVQVKVAAVNPLEHLIGSGSVKLIQNYAMPLTMGNELAGIITAVGSAVSQFKVGDEVYARLPLTKIGAFAEYVVIDEQALALKPKHLDFAHSAAVPLTGLTAYQGFTEELAAQPGQSVMIPGGSGSFGQLAIPIAKALELTVMVSGNARGQKSATAMGVAQYFNYKEENYWETLAPVDYVIDTIGKSEFAHELSVLKSGGRLLSLRMGPNRRFAQQHQLSFLKTTLFSMAGAQLDRQAKKAGVQYHFIFVRSDGAQLAKITEIVERENIVPAIDPTEFSLAQVNEALDLVANGHPKGKVLIRF; encoded by the coding sequence ATGCAAGCAGCGCAATTGACTCATTACCAATCAGATTTCAAGTTGGCTATTCGTGATATTCCAACACCAACCCCTAGTGAAAATGAAGTTTTAGTGCAAGTAAAAGTTGCCGCCGTCAATCCACTCGAACATCTGATTGGTAGCGGCAGTGTGAAGCTGATTCAAAATTATGCCATGCCATTGACGATGGGCAATGAACTTGCAGGAATCATTACAGCGGTTGGTTCAGCGGTGAGCCAATTTAAGGTTGGCGATGAAGTCTATGCGCGCCTGCCATTGACTAAGATTGGAGCCTTTGCGGAGTATGTGGTGATTGACGAACAAGCGCTGGCGTTGAAACCAAAGCACCTCGATTTTGCACACAGTGCCGCCGTGCCTTTAACCGGTTTGACAGCTTATCAGGGTTTTACCGAAGAATTAGCCGCACAACCAGGGCAAAGTGTGATGATTCCGGGTGGCTCTGGTTCATTTGGACAATTGGCGATTCCAATTGCCAAGGCGTTGGAGTTAACTGTGATGGTGAGTGGTAATGCCCGTGGTCAGAAAAGTGCTACGGCGATGGGCGTAGCGCAGTATTTTAACTATAAAGAGGAAAACTATTGGGAAACGCTAGCACCTGTCGACTATGTGATTGATACCATTGGCAAGTCAGAGTTTGCCCATGAATTATCAGTCTTAAAGTCGGGTGGCCGGTTGCTTTCATTGCGGATGGGGCCTAATCGCCGGTTTGCCCAACAACATCAGTTGTCTTTCCTGAAGACGACACTTTTCTCGATGGCGGGAGCTCAGTTAGATCGCCAAGCGAAAAAAGCTGGCGTGCAGTATCATTTTATCTTTGTTCGAAGTGATGGGGCCCAATTAGCCAAGATTACTGAGATTGTGGAACGTGAAAATATCGTGCCAGCGATTGATCCAACCGAATTCAGTTTAGCGCAAGTTAATGAAGCCCTGGATCTAGTGGCCAATGGTCATCCAAAGGGTAAAGTCCTGATTCGTTTCTAG